The Lucilia cuprina isolate Lc7/37 chromosome 5, ASM2204524v1, whole genome shotgun sequence genome includes a window with the following:
- the LOC111679552 gene encoding uncharacterized protein LOC111679552 — MNWKFFIIIFTSQLIRYSWASLKLTNIKCEELDSKFAAFNECRLRLPKRNTVALFLYVKLFQLPVNNVSINLSLMKKANGYKPFLYNVSTDFCLFMKNKRQHPFLNFFLNLLVKASNINHTCPFNHDVIVRNLVLQESMFQILPLPSGDYMFKLKVAAYNDWKADVKVYFHRNDNGI, encoded by the exons ATGAATTGgaaattctttataataatttttacttcTCAGTTAATAAGATATTCATGGGCTTCTTTGAAgcttacaaatataaaatgtgaaGAACTCGATTCAAAATTTGCCGCATTCAATGAGTGTCGTCTACGACTGCCCAAACGTAATACAGTGGctttatttctttatgttaAACTTTTTCAACTACCAGTAAATAATGTGTCG atcaATTTATCCCTAATGAAAAAAGCTAATGGTTATAAACCATTTTTGTATAATGTATCAACAGATTTTTGCCTATTTATGAAGAACAAGAGACAACAtccatttttaaatttctttttaaatttgctGGTCAAAGCctcaaatataaatcatacgtgTCCATTTAAT CATGATGTTATTGTTCGTAATTTAGTTCTTCAAGAGtcaatgtttcaaattttaccACTACCATCGGGCGACTATATGTTCAAGTTAAAAGTGGCCGCCTATAATGATTGGAAGGCAGACGTGAAAGTTTACTTTCATAGAAATGACAATGGAATTTAA
- the LOC111679560 gene encoding 40S ribosomal protein S9 — MVNGRIPSVFSKTYVTPRRPYEKARLDQELKIIGEYGLRNKREVWRVKYALAKIRKAARELLTLDEKDEKRLFQGNALLRRLVRIGVLDESRMKLDYVLGLKIEDFLERRLQTQVFKLGLAKSIHHARVLIRQRHIRVRKQVVNIPSFVVRLDSQKHIDFSLKSPFGGGRPGRVKRKNMKKNTGSGAAAEEEED, encoded by the exons ATGGTGAACGGACGTATACCCTCAGTCTTCTCGAAGACTTATGTTACTCCTCGTCGTCCTTATGAAAAGGCTCGCTTGGACCAGGAATTGAAGATCATTGGTGAATATGGTCTCCGTAACAAGCGTGAAGTCTGGCGTGTCAAGTACGCTTTGGCCAAAATCCGTAAGGCTGCTCGTGAATTGTTGACTTTGGATGAGAAAGACGAAAAGAGATTGTTCCAAG gtAATGCCTTGTTGCGTCGTTTGGTACGTATTGGTGTTTTGGATGAATCCCGCATGAAGCTCGATTACGTTTTGGGCTTGAAAATCGAAGATTTCTTGGAACGCCGTTTGCAAACCCAAGTCTTCAAATTGGGATTGGCCAAATCCATCCATCATGCTCGTGTCTTGATCCGCCAACGTCACATTCG tgtcCGCAAACAGGTTGTTAACATTCCTTCCTTTGTGGTCCGCTTGGATTCCCAGAAACACATCGATTTCTCTTTGAAGTCTCCCTTCGGTGGTGGCCGCCCCGGTCGCGTGAAGAGGAAGAACATGAAGAAGAACACTGGCAGCGGTGCCGCCGCCGAAGAAGAAGAAGATTAA
- the LOC124420188 gene encoding uncharacterized protein LOC124420188 codes for MIFKQYILILTFNLIGFSLGLFKFTNIKCEEFDSKFATFKECRLRIPKRNTVALNLYVKLYQLPVNNVSINLSLMKRANGYKPFLYNVTTDFCHFMKNKKQIPFLKIFFDLLIKTSNINHTCPFNHDVIVRNLVLQESMFAILPLPSGDYMFRLKVAAYKDWKADVKAYFQRTDDN; via the exons atgatttttaaacagtatatattaattttaacttttaatttaataggaTTCTCATTAGGTTTGTTTaagtttacaaatataaaatgtgaaGAATTCGATTCAAAATTTGCCACATTTAAAGAATGTCGTTTACGAATACCCAAACGTAATACAGTGGCTTTAAATCTTTACGTCAAACTTTATCAACTACCGGTTAATAATGTTTCg attaatttatCCTTAATGAAGAGAGCCAATGGTTATAAACCATTTTTGTATAATGTAACTACcgatttttgtcattttatgaagaacaaaaaacaaattccatttttgaaaatcttttttgATTTGCTGATTAAAACATCGAATATTAATCATACTTGTCCATTCAAT CATGATGTAATTGTTCGTAATTTAGTATTGCAAGAGTCAATGTTTGCAATTTTACCTTTACCATCGGGCGACTATATGTTTCGATTAAAAGTAGCTGCCTACAAGGACTGGAAGGCTGACGTAAAAGCATATTTTCAACGAACTGATGATAATTGA